From one Bacteroidales bacterium genomic stretch:
- a CDS encoding heparan-alpha-glucosaminide N-acetyltransferase domain-containing protein, giving the protein MNIATPPKQRFLFIDQFRGLIGVLMLLGHSSYYFNAIWHHLDPGDPLFPDWSQFALRYAGYLCAPGFLMMNGAMVWWSFQRRIAKGSKPISTRWHLIQRGIFLVLAQMIFVNAAWGGFAEFKPWHLGIISTIGLSMISLTLMVHWRWQWRLLLALVLLAAHVFLLRIPYHTAVVWQRVLMQTFVVSGDFNKYPLIPWLSLGILGSVMANGWLDINKTHGQRILLGVVVAGAAFALAILLRMERGWGSTFGFSDLGTVSFFIDQKYPPSLFMNLWSFAAVVAGVTLFITIDTFAPALLRLFIIPGRVPLFFYAVHLAILGIFVKRMDFFYREGGVAASFIGLAVMLVVMLPLCWWFYGVKRRSKNYFIKMI; this is encoded by the coding sequence GTGAACATTGCCACACCACCCAAGCAGCGCTTCTTGTTCATCGACCAGTTTCGGGGACTCATCGGTGTGTTGATGTTGCTCGGCCACAGCTCCTATTATTTCAACGCCATCTGGCATCACCTCGACCCGGGCGATCCGCTGTTTCCCGACTGGAGTCAGTTTGCGTTGCGCTATGCCGGCTATTTGTGTGCCCCCGGGTTTTTGATGATGAACGGCGCCATGGTGTGGTGGTCGTTTCAGCGGCGCATCGCCAAAGGTAGCAAACCAATTAGCACACGGTGGCATCTGATACAGCGGGGTATTTTTCTGGTGCTTGCGCAAATGATATTTGTAAACGCAGCGTGGGGTGGTTTTGCGGAGTTCAAGCCGTGGCACCTGGGCATCATCTCCACCATTGGCTTGTCGATGATTTCGCTTACGCTGATGGTTCACTGGCGCTGGCAGTGGCGGCTGTTGCTGGCGCTGGTATTGCTCGCGGCGCATGTGTTTCTGCTGCGGATACCTTATCACACTGCTGTGGTGTGGCAGCGGGTGCTGATGCAAACCTTTGTCGTTTCGGGCGACTTCAATAAATATCCGCTTATCCCGTGGCTGTCCCTCGGCATTCTCGGTTCGGTGATGGCCAATGGTTGGCTGGATATTAATAAAACCCACGGTCAGCGTATTCTTCTTGGCGTGGTGGTGGCAGGAGCTGCTTTTGCACTGGCCATACTGCTTCGCATGGAACGCGGTTGGGGTAGCACATTTGGTTTTTCAGATTTAGGAACGGTTTCATTTTTCATAGATCAAAAATATCCACCGAGCCTTTTTATGAATTTATGGTCGTTTGCAGCAGTGGTTGCGGGCGTTACACTCTTCATCACCATCGACACTTTTGCACCCGCTTTGTTGCGCCTGTTTATCATCCCCGGAAGGGTGCCCTTGTTTTTTTATGCAGTGCATTTGGCCATCCTGGGGATTTTTGTCAAACGCATGGATTTCTTCTATCGCGAAGGAGGCGTCGCGGCTTCATTCATAGGGTTGGCGGTGATGCTGGTGGTGATGCTGCCGCTCTGCTGGTGGTTTTATGGCGTGAAGCGTCGCAGTAAAAACTATTTCATCAAAATGATTTGA
- a CDS encoding folylpolyglutamate synthase/dihydrofolate synthase family protein has product MTYCETLEYMFARLPMYQRIGGAAYKADLNNTLSLCSHLGNPERQFAAVHVAGTNGKGSASNLVASVLQEAGFKTGLYTSPHYRDFRERIKINGHEIPEEKVVAFIDQHRHMLEEIELSFFEMTVGMAFRYFADEQVDIAVVEVGMGGRLDSTNVITPLVSVITNIGLDHTQFLGDSLTKVATEKAGIIKQGVPVVIGETQPEIKTTFDMIARERSAPITYADQNWQTTFNEQQHVEIKYQHQPFLTTKLPLQGSYQYKNLCTALEAIRQLDNTRFKISKEIIAAGIENVVANTGIRGRWQVLSTRPLTIADSGHNAHGLQMVVDNINATPHRELHMVIGVVNDKNLDAMMKLLPKDARYYFCRANIPRALPAEELAQMGAKWQLRGTAYPTVREAWQAARQQAHPDDLIFIGGSTFVVAEVV; this is encoded by the coding sequence ATGACGTACTGTGAAACCCTCGAATATATGTTTGCCCGGCTGCCCATGTATCAGCGCATTGGCGGCGCGGCCTACAAAGCCGATCTTAATAATACGCTTTCGCTTTGCAGCCATCTGGGTAACCCCGAACGACAATTTGCTGCCGTACATGTGGCTGGCACCAATGGCAAAGGCTCTGCGAGCAATCTTGTGGCCAGTGTGCTGCAGGAAGCCGGTTTTAAAACAGGACTTTATACTTCGCCACACTACAGGGATTTCAGAGAACGCATTAAAATTAATGGCCATGAAATCCCCGAAGAAAAGGTGGTTGCCTTTATCGATCAACACCGGCACATGCTCGAAGAGATAGAGCTTTCATTTTTTGAAATGACGGTAGGAATGGCTTTTCGCTATTTTGCCGACGAGCAGGTGGATATTGCTGTGGTGGAGGTCGGTATGGGCGGACGGCTGGATTCGACCAACGTGATCACGCCATTGGTATCGGTGATCACAAACATTGGTTTGGACCATACCCAATTTTTGGGCGACAGCCTGACAAAAGTTGCAACTGAAAAAGCCGGCATCATTAAGCAAGGGGTTCCGGTGGTAATTGGCGAAACGCAGCCGGAGATAAAAACCACTTTTGACATGATTGCCCGCGAGCGCTCCGCTCCTATAACCTATGCCGACCAGAACTGGCAGACAACTTTTAACGAACAGCAACACGTAGAAATCAAATATCAACACCAGCCTTTTCTGACAACTAAACTACCGCTGCAAGGAAGTTATCAATACAAAAATTTGTGCACCGCACTCGAAGCCATTCGTCAGCTCGACAATACCCGTTTTAAAATTTCTAAAGAAATCATAGCTGCCGGGATCGAGAATGTGGTTGCTAATACCGGCATACGTGGCCGGTGGCAGGTTCTTTCCACCCGGCCGCTCACCATCGCCGACAGCGGCCATAATGCACATGGTTTACAAATGGTTGTGGATAACATTAACGCTACGCCTCATCGTGAGCTTCACATGGTTATTGGTGTGGTAAATGATAAAAACCTGGATGCTATGATGAAGCTGCTGCCCAAAGATGCTCGTTATTATTTCTGTAGAGCAAACATTCCGCGCGCCTTGCCTGCCGAAGAGCTGGCGCAGATGGGTGCAAAGTGGCAGCTTCGCGGCACAGCTTACCCTACCGTCCGTGAAGCCTGGCAGGCCGCCCGGCAGCAGGCGCATCCCGACGACCTGATCTTTATTGGCGGAAGCACCTTTGTAGTGGCAGAGGTGGTGTAA
- the metG gene encoding methionine--tRNA ligase produces the protein MHTDETKDFKRTTVTSALPYANGPLHIGHMAGVYIPADIYVRYLRSKGEEVLFIGGSDEHGVPITIKARQQGVSPQDIVDKYHAMIRDSFAEFGISFDVYSRTSAQIHHETASAFFKKLYDQGSFVEKVSEQYYDEENHQFLADRYITGTCPRCGYEKAYGDQCEKCGSTLSPTELINPKSALSGNVPVLKETRHWYLPLNEDEPWLRKWILEGHKNDWKPNVYGQVKSWIDSGLQPRAVTRDLNWGVEVPLPGTEGKVLYVWFDAPIGYISATREWAQQTGGDWQKWWKDPQSRLIHFIGKDNIVFHCIIFPAMLHAEGSYILPDNVPAFEFLNLENDKISTSNNWAVWLHEYLVDFPNQQDVLRYVLTANAPETKDNDFTWKDFQTKNNSELVAILGNFVNRALVLTQKYYDGKVPAAGEFTDYDKTAIDDLATFPERIGRSLENFKFRESLAEMMNLARLGNKYLADSEPWKIYKTEPERVKTIINLSLQICANLSIVIAPFLPHTATRLAAMLNLPELKWKDAGNIQLLPDDHQLNTPELLFEKIEDATIERQVQKLFDTKKQNDGVAPPAAPAKPDIDYDTFSRLDIRTGTILQAEKVAKTKKLIKLKIDTGIDQRTVVSGIAEYFEPETLIGRKVSILVNLAPRTLRGIESQGMILMAENHDGSLGFVAPPDDFANGSEIK, from the coding sequence ATGCATACTGACGAAACAAAGGATTTTAAAAGAACAACGGTAACTTCGGCGCTGCCCTATGCCAATGGGCCGCTGCACATTGGCCACATGGCCGGCGTTTATATTCCTGCCGACATCTACGTGCGCTACCTGCGCAGCAAAGGCGAAGAGGTGCTCTTTATCGGCGGTAGCGACGAACATGGCGTGCCCATCACCATCAAGGCGCGGCAGCAGGGAGTTAGCCCGCAGGACATCGTGGATAAATACCACGCGATGATCCGGGATTCCTTTGCCGAATTTGGCATTTCCTTCGACGTCTATTCGCGCACTTCTGCCCAAATTCATCACGAAACAGCTTCAGCTTTTTTCAAAAAACTATACGACCAGGGTAGCTTCGTCGAGAAGGTTTCCGAGCAATATTACGATGAGGAAAACCATCAGTTCCTGGCCGATCGTTACATCACCGGCACCTGTCCGCGCTGCGGCTACGAAAAAGCCTACGGCGACCAATGCGAGAAATGTGGCTCTACCCTCAGCCCCACCGAACTTATCAATCCTAAATCAGCACTCAGCGGCAACGTACCTGTGCTCAAAGAAACGCGCCATTGGTACCTGCCACTCAACGAAGATGAGCCCTGGCTGCGCAAATGGATTCTTGAAGGTCATAAAAATGACTGGAAGCCCAACGTGTATGGGCAGGTAAAATCGTGGATCGATAGCGGTCTACAGCCACGCGCCGTTACCCGCGACCTCAACTGGGGCGTAGAAGTTCCCCTACCCGGCACCGAAGGAAAAGTGCTTTATGTTTGGTTTGATGCACCCATCGGATACATCTCGGCTACGCGAGAGTGGGCACAACAAACCGGTGGCGACTGGCAAAAGTGGTGGAAAGACCCGCAGTCGCGGCTGATACATTTTATCGGCAAAGACAATATCGTGTTTCACTGCATCATCTTCCCGGCCATGCTTCACGCCGAAGGCTCCTACATTCTGCCCGACAATGTGCCGGCGTTTGAATTTTTGAATTTGGAGAACGACAAGATTTCCACCTCCAACAACTGGGCAGTTTGGCTGCACGAATATTTGGTGGATTTCCCCAACCAGCAGGATGTGCTGCGCTATGTGCTCACGGCCAATGCGCCCGAAACCAAAGATAACGACTTTACGTGGAAGGATTTTCAGACCAAAAACAACAGCGAGCTGGTAGCCATTTTGGGCAACTTTGTGAACCGTGCTTTGGTGCTTACGCAAAAATATTATGACGGCAAAGTACCGGCGGCGGGTGAATTTACGGATTATGACAAAACTGCCATCGATGACCTGGCAACTTTTCCTGAACGCATTGGTCGCAGCCTGGAGAACTTCAAATTCCGGGAATCGCTGGCTGAGATGATGAATCTTGCCAGACTGGGCAACAAGTACCTGGCCGACAGCGAACCCTGGAAGATTTATAAGACTGAACCGGAACGTGTAAAAACTATTATCAATCTGTCGCTTCAGATTTGTGCCAACCTGAGTATTGTTATCGCACCGTTTTTGCCACACACCGCCACCCGACTGGCAGCGATGCTAAATCTTCCGGAGCTGAAATGGAAAGATGCGGGAAATATACAACTGCTGCCTGACGATCACCAGCTAAACACGCCCGAATTGCTTTTTGAAAAAATAGAAGATGCCACCATCGAGCGGCAGGTGCAAAAACTGTTCGATACCAAAAAACAAAACGATGGCGTTGCACCACCAGCTGCACCGGCAAAACCCGACATCGACTATGATACCTTTTCCCGCCTCGACATACGAACCGGAACCATTTTGCAAGCCGAGAAAGTAGCCAAAACTAAAAAACTGATCAAGCTCAAAATAGATACCGGCATCGACCAGCGCACTGTAGTTTCAGGGATAGCTGAATATTTTGAACCCGAAACACTCATTGGTCGCAAGGTTAGCATACTCGTTAATCTGGCTCCCCGCACTCTGCGTGGCATCGAGTCGCAGGGCATGATACTGATGGCCGAAAACCACGACGGCTCCCTGGGTTTTGTAGCGCCACCCGATGATTTCGCGAATGGAAGTGAGATAAAATAG
- a CDS encoding DPP IV N-terminal domain-containing protein, with protein MKKIILGLMLFSFFATQAQNKLFDYSDYMNREIYPKSISNLQWRGSTQAFTYIDNNSLIQKQSDDPATADTLLRLDALNEAIEKAGAKSLRRFPGISWLDEIRFYFRDNQHLYAFNIADSTLKDANHYPEEADNLEISKETLNVAYTIESGLYVTVDGNETVIAKGDDDILYGHVPSRNEFGINQGSFWSPDGSRLAFYRTDQSEVLRYPLVDLYQPLATASPICYPAAGGKSQKVKLGIFNTALNEITYLNTAGSENQYLTSVTWAPDGKSIFVGILNRDQNCFTMNRYDAATGQHLLTLFTEQNERYVEPQHDLYFLPGDAQKFIWQSCRDGWNHLYLYQTDGKLIHQITSGEWEVTDLFGLDCEGKTVYYESTAASPLERQLYATVLSSGRTTRLTQQEGVHTIIASNGMKYFIDIFSSTDMARAYYLLDNNGNTLETLLQDADPWKDYAVGEMDIFTLEADDSETDLWCRLIKPADFDPSKKYPALVYVYGGPHAQLIDKSWTGGAGFWLNLMAQQGYVVFTLDNRGSANRGFAFESIIHRQCGEIEMADQMKGVEYLQSLPYVDQERMGIDGWSYGGFMTMSMFLRHPGIFAAACAGGPVIDWKWYEAMYGERYMDTPMQNPEGYRKSSLLNYADQIDGHLLMIHGTNDPVVMWQNSLMFLDAAIEAGKQVEYFVYPGSGHNMGGKTRVHLFEKIATFFNNYLK; from the coding sequence ATGAAGAAGATTATTCTGGGGCTGATGCTTTTTAGCTTCTTTGCCACACAAGCTCAAAACAAGCTGTTCGATTACTCCGACTACATGAACCGGGAGATTTACCCCAAATCCATCAGCAACCTGCAGTGGCGTGGCTCCACGCAAGCATTTACCTACATCGACAATAATTCCTTGATCCAAAAACAGAGCGATGATCCGGCTACAGCCGATACGCTTTTGCGGCTTGATGCGCTAAACGAAGCCATTGAAAAGGCAGGTGCAAAATCCCTTCGTCGTTTTCCCGGCATCAGCTGGCTCGACGAAATCCGGTTTTATTTCAGGGATAATCAACATCTTTATGCTTTTAATATCGCCGACAGCACGCTGAAAGATGCCAACCATTATCCCGAAGAAGCCGACAATTTGGAAATCAGCAAAGAAACCCTCAATGTTGCTTACACAATCGAAAGCGGTCTGTATGTTACTGTCGATGGAAACGAAACGGTGATAGCCAAAGGTGACGACGATATTCTATACGGCCATGTTCCGTCGCGCAACGAATTCGGCATAAACCAGGGATCGTTCTGGTCGCCCGATGGCAGTCGCCTTGCTTTTTACCGCACCGACCAGTCGGAAGTATTGCGCTATCCGTTGGTGGATTTATATCAGCCTTTGGCCACCGCCAGCCCGATCTGCTATCCGGCGGCAGGGGGCAAAAGCCAGAAGGTAAAGCTGGGGATTTTTAATACGGCACTCAACGAAATTACCTATCTGAATACTGCCGGGTCAGAAAACCAATACCTCACCTCCGTCACCTGGGCGCCGGATGGCAAAAGCATTTTTGTGGGCATCCTCAACCGCGACCAGAACTGTTTTACCATGAACCGTTACGATGCCGCCACCGGACAGCATCTGCTGACGCTCTTTACCGAACAAAACGAACGATATGTGGAGCCACAGCACGACCTTTATTTTCTGCCCGGCGATGCACAGAAGTTTATCTGGCAAAGCTGCCGCGACGGATGGAACCATCTTTATCTTTACCAAACCGATGGCAAACTTATCCACCAGATCACCAGTGGCGAATGGGAAGTAACCGACCTTTTCGGGCTCGACTGCGAAGGGAAAACGGTTTATTACGAATCTACCGCCGCCAGCCCGCTGGAGCGCCAGCTTTATGCAACCGTGCTGAGCAGCGGCCGCACCACACGACTCACGCAGCAGGAAGGGGTTCATACTATCATCGCTTCCAATGGCATGAAATATTTTATCGACATCTTCAGCAGCACCGACATGGCGCGCGCTTATTATCTTTTAGATAATAATGGAAATACACTCGAAACACTTTTGCAGGATGCCGACCCGTGGAAGGATTATGCCGTGGGTGAGATGGATATTTTCACACTTGAAGCCGACGATAGCGAAACCGATCTCTGGTGCCGCCTGATAAAACCCGCGGATTTTGATCCTTCAAAAAAATACCCGGCGCTCGTGTATGTTTACGGAGGTCCGCATGCCCAGCTCATCGACAAGTCGTGGACGGGTGGTGCCGGTTTTTGGCTCAACCTGATGGCGCAGCAAGGATACGTGGTTTTCACACTCGACAACCGGGGATCGGCCAACCGCGGCTTTGCATTCGAAAGCATTATTCACCGGCAATGTGGCGAAATAGAGATGGCCGATCAAATGAAAGGGGTGGAATATCTGCAATCGCTGCCGTATGTTGATCAGGAACGTATGGGAATCGACGGCTGGAGCTATGGTGGTTTTATGACGATGTCGATGTTTTTGCGGCATCCGGGAATCTTCGCAGCAGCCTGTGCCGGTGGCCCGGTTATCGACTGGAAATGGTACGAGGCTATGTATGGTGAGCGCTACATGGATACGCCCATGCAAAATCCCGAAGGCTACCGAAAATCCAGCCTGCTCAACTATGCCGATCAGATCGACGGACATCTGCTGATGATCCATGGCACCAACGATCCGGTCGTGATGTGGCAAAACAGCCTGATGTTTCTCGATGCAGCCATCGAAGCGGGCAAGCAGGTGGAATATTTTGTTTATCCCGGCTCCGGACACAACATGGGCGGCAAGACTCGGGTGCATCTTTTTGAAAAAATCGCAACTTTCTTCAACAACTATCTGAAATAG
- a CDS encoding YccF domain-containing protein — protein MKILGNLIWLLFGGLAIFIEYILAGVALCITIIGIPFGLQAFKLGILALWPFGQKIEYMNHAPGCLSTVMNILWFFIGGIWIALTHLFFGLLLAITIIGIPWAGQHFKMMSLALTPFGRRVM, from the coding sequence ATGAAAATCCTGGGTAATCTTATCTGGCTGCTTTTCGGCGGGCTGGCCATTTTTATCGAATACATTCTGGCGGGGGTAGCGCTGTGCATCACCATTATCGGCATCCCTTTCGGGTTGCAGGCATTCAAACTGGGAATATTGGCGCTGTGGCCTTTCGGACAAAAAATCGAATATATGAACCATGCGCCTGGCTGCCTCTCGACGGTGATGAACATCCTGTGGTTTTTTATCGGCGGCATCTGGATTGCGCTCACGCATTTATTTTTTGGCCTTCTGCTGGCCATCACCATTATTGGCATCCCCTGGGCGGGGCAACATTTTAAGATGATGTCGCTGGCACTAACTCCTTTCGGCCGAAGGGTGATGTGA